Part of the Halomarina litorea genome is shown below.
CCTTGGCGATGTAGCTCTGCAGGCGGTCGACGATGGCCTCCTGCCCGAACACCTCGTCGAGCGTCTGCGGGCGGTACTTTTCGATCCAGACCTCCCGCCCCCGCTCGGGGTCCTGGGCTGCCTCGCTCATACCGGACCCAGTCGCGCGCGTCACTTAACTACCGCGAGAGGCGGTCGCGCAGTCGCGTCGGGAGACCGCCGGACGACGCCGGGTTCCACCGGAGTCGACCGGCGACGGGTGCGAGCAGACGGCAGGCAACACTTATCCTCACTGACACCAATCACCACCTGATTATGCACACGCACAGAGCCATCAGGACCGGTCTAGTCGCGCTCGTCGCGCTCGCGGTCGTCCTCGCGGGCGTCCCCGGCGTCGCGACGGCCGAGACCCGTTCGGGCGGGACCGTCGTCGTCGGCGCGGGCGAGGTCGTCGACGAGGGCCTGCAGGTGTTCGCGGGCACGGCCGTCATCGAGGGGACCGTCAACGGTGACGTCGAGGTCTTCGCCGGCACGGTCATCGTCGAGGGGACCGTCGACGGCGACCTGAGCACGTTCGGCGGAAGCGTCGAACTCGCCGAGGGTGCGGTCGTCACCGGCGCTCTCAACGCCGCGGCTGGCGACGTCACCGTCGCCGGGCAGGTCGGCGGGAACGTCGACGTCGGTGCCGGGACCATCCTGCTCGCGGACACCGCCCGTATCGGCGGCGACCTGAACTACGACGGCGAACTCGTCCGCGAGGGCGGGAGCGTCGTCGGTGGGGCCGTCACGCAGGACGGCACCAGCGTCGGTCCCGTCGACCTCGGCGCGTTCGACGCGGTGTTCGCGTTCTACGGCCTGCTGGCGTCGCTCCTGCTGGGTGCACTCGTCCTGCTGGCCTTCCCCGGCACGTCCGACCGCGTCGCGGCCACCGCGCTGACCGAACCCCTGCGCGCGGGCGGCGTCGGCCTGCTGACGCTCGTCGCCGTGCCGATAGCGCTGGTGCTCGTCGCCATCACGGTCATCGGCATCCCCATCACCATCGTCGGCGCGCTCCTGTTCGCCGTCGTCGCGTGGGTCGCCACCGTGTTCGGTCGCCTCGCGGTCGGCACCTGGCTGCTCTCGTACGCCGACGTGCGCAACCGCTGGGCGGGCCTGCTCGTCGGCTTCCTCGTCGTCGCCGCCGTGGGCTACGTCCCGTTCGTGGGGAGCGTCGTCGACTTCGTGGTGTTCCTCCTCGGCCTCGGCGCGCTGGCGCTGGTCGTCGCCCGCGCCTACCGCGGCACGTCCGGCTCCCGGCCAACCGAACCCGTCGGCGAGGACCCCGAGAGCGACCGCTTCGCGGCCTGATCCGGCGACTCCTCCTCTCGACTCGAACGCGACAGCCTGAAACCCGACAGCATCCGAGTGCCGACCATGCACGTCACCGTCGAGGTGGTCGGCGACGAGACTCACGAGGTCGAGTCGCCGCCCGAAGGGACGTACGGCGACCTCCTCCAGTCGGTCGATCTCAACCACCACGAGGCCACGGTGCTGGTCGACGGCCGCCCGGTCCCCGAGGACGCGCCCGTCGAGGCCGACTCGGTGCAGGTCCTCAGGCTCATCAAGGGCGGGTGATGAGCGTCCGAGTCCGCA
Proteins encoded:
- a CDS encoding bactofilin family protein, with translation MHTHRAIRTGLVALVALAVVLAGVPGVATAETRSGGTVVVGAGEVVDEGLQVFAGTAVIEGTVNGDVEVFAGTVIVEGTVDGDLSTFGGSVELAEGAVVTGALNAAAGDVTVAGQVGGNVDVGAGTILLADTARIGGDLNYDGELVREGGSVVGGAVTQDGTSVGPVDLGAFDAVFAFYGLLASLLLGALVLLAFPGTSDRVAATALTEPLRAGGVGLLTLVAVPIALVLVAITVIGIPITIVGALLFAVVAWVATVFGRLAVGTWLLSYADVRNRWAGLLVGFLVVAAVGYVPFVGSVVDFVVFLLGLGALALVVARAYRGTSGSRPTEPVGEDPESDRFAA
- the samp2 gene encoding ubiquitin-like small modifier protein SAMP2; the protein is MHVTVEVVGDETHEVESPPEGTYGDLLQSVDLNHHEATVLVDGRPVPEDAPVEADSVQVLRLIKGG